In a genomic window of Corynebacterium coyleae:
- a CDS encoding YkvI family membrane protein, whose amino-acid sequence MWKRSLAVAASFVGIVVGAGFASGMEALQYFVAYGTQGFWGVIVAGVTMLLAATAFVTFGSYFLADEHNEVFYKVASKPAAFLMDWSAVICMFSVGFVMFAGAGSNLNQAFDWQIWVGAVLMLALMLIVGRFDVDRVASVIAWATPLLVIFVLIGAIYSFTQISVDWSEVDNFARNEVNRADGTPYWFLGALNHTGLNALCGVSMAIVMAGDEFDTKSTRIGGVLGGLIYVALLALLVAALLMQVEAVNGHDMPLLTVLDNVHPVLGFIMTWVIFLMVFNTCLGMFYALAKRLTRKNPERFYPVYAIACIVGFGLSFAGFQPLVSNLYPILGYLGLFVMTVMTVVYFRHRTRLKEEGERRAQAVEAALDDDTSDEIEDLAEDSNLEEDEFKEAVEDAVEDASDEKTVSDV is encoded by the coding sequence ATGTGGAAACGCAGCCTTGCCGTCGCAGCATCGTTCGTCGGCATCGTCGTCGGAGCGGGTTTTGCCTCCGGCATGGAAGCACTCCAATACTTCGTCGCCTACGGCACCCAGGGCTTTTGGGGTGTAATCGTTGCTGGCGTGACCATGCTGCTAGCCGCCACCGCGTTTGTCACATTCGGGTCGTATTTCCTCGCCGACGAACACAATGAAGTCTTCTACAAGGTGGCATCGAAGCCTGCCGCGTTCCTCATGGACTGGTCTGCGGTTATCTGCATGTTCTCCGTTGGCTTCGTCATGTTTGCTGGCGCAGGCTCGAACCTGAACCAAGCATTCGACTGGCAGATTTGGGTGGGCGCGGTACTCATGCTTGCACTGATGCTTATCGTCGGCCGATTCGACGTTGACCGCGTCGCCTCTGTCATCGCTTGGGCAACTCCCCTGCTGGTGATCTTTGTGCTCATCGGCGCGATCTATTCGTTCACCCAGATCAGCGTCGACTGGTCTGAGGTGGATAACTTTGCGCGCAACGAAGTAAACCGCGCTGACGGCACCCCGTACTGGTTCTTGGGTGCACTCAACCACACGGGACTAAACGCCCTATGCGGTGTCTCGATGGCGATCGTGATGGCCGGTGATGAGTTTGACACTAAGAGCACGCGGATTGGCGGAGTCCTTGGTGGACTCATTTACGTGGCACTTCTTGCCCTTCTTGTAGCCGCGCTGCTCATGCAGGTCGAGGCAGTAAACGGCCACGACATGCCACTTTTGACCGTGCTGGATAACGTCCACCCAGTCCTGGGCTTCATCATGACCTGGGTGATCTTCCTCATGGTGTTCAACACCTGTTTGGGCATGTTCTACGCGCTGGCAAAGCGACTCACCAGAAAGAACCCAGAGCGCTTCTACCCGGTCTATGCCATCGCCTGCATTGTCGGTTTTGGCCTTTCCTTCGCCGGCTTCCAGCCGCTCGTTTCCAACCTGTACCCGATCCTGGGCTACCTCGGCCTGTTCGTGATGACAGTGATGACCGTCGTCTACTTCCGCCACCGCACCCGCCTGAAAGAAGAAGGCGAGCGCCGCGCTCAAGCTGTTGAGGCCGCGCTTGACGACGACACCTCGGACGAGATTGAAGATCTCGCTGAAGACTCCAATCTCGAGGAGGATGAATTTAAAGAAGCAGTTGAAGACGCAGTCGAGGATGCCTCCGACGAGAAAACCGTCAGTGACGTGTAG
- the rpsA gene encoding 30S ribosomal protein S1, translating to MRTTNAPQVAINDIGGPEEFLAAVDETIKYFNDGDIVTGTVVKVDHDEVLLDIGYKTEGIILTRELSIKHDVDPEDVVEVGDEIDALVLTKEDKEGRLMLSKKRAQYERAWGTIEELQANDQPVTGTVIEVVKGGLILDIGLRGFLPASLVEMRRVRDLDPYIGQELEAKIIELDKHRNNVVLSRRAYLEETQSAVRSDFLHQLQKGQVRKGVVSSIVNFGAFVDLGGVDGLVHVSELSWKHIDHPSEVVAVGDEVTVEVLDVDLDRERVSLSLKATQEDPWRVFARTHAVGQIVPGKVTKLVPFGAFVRVEEGIEGLVHISELAQRHVEVPDQVVNVNEEVMVKVIDIDLDRRRISLSLKQADEDFVEEFDPSRYGMADSYDEQGNYIFPEGFDPETNEWMEGYDEARQQWEARYAEAERRHQAHAAQIERHRAAAAEAAEQAGDQANYSSESAAAAPAADQAEENIGSLASDEQLAALRDKLAGN from the coding sequence ATGCGCACTACCAACGCACCCCAGGTTGCCATCAACGACATCGGTGGCCCTGAGGAATTCCTCGCCGCAGTCGACGAGACCATCAAGTACTTCAACGACGGTGACATCGTCACCGGCACCGTGGTCAAGGTTGACCACGACGAGGTCCTGCTCGACATCGGCTACAAGACCGAGGGCATCATCCTCACCCGCGAGCTCTCCATCAAGCACGACGTTGACCCGGAGGACGTGGTCGAGGTCGGCGATGAGATCGACGCGCTTGTCCTGACCAAGGAGGACAAGGAAGGCCGCCTGATGCTGTCCAAGAAGCGTGCTCAGTACGAGCGTGCTTGGGGCACCATCGAGGAGCTGCAGGCCAACGACCAGCCGGTTACCGGTACGGTCATCGAGGTCGTCAAGGGTGGCCTCATCCTCGACATCGGCCTGCGCGGCTTCCTGCCGGCATCGCTGGTCGAGATGCGTCGTGTTCGCGACCTGGATCCGTACATCGGCCAGGAGCTCGAGGCAAAGATCATCGAGCTGGACAAGCACCGCAACAACGTGGTCCTGTCCCGTCGCGCTTACCTGGAGGAGACCCAGTCTGCGGTCCGCTCCGACTTCCTGCACCAGCTGCAGAAGGGCCAGGTCCGCAAGGGCGTCGTGTCCTCCATCGTCAACTTCGGTGCATTCGTTGACCTCGGCGGCGTTGACGGCCTCGTCCACGTCTCCGAGCTGTCCTGGAAGCACATCGACCACCCGTCTGAGGTTGTCGCTGTTGGCGACGAGGTCACTGTCGAGGTGCTCGACGTCGATCTCGACCGCGAGCGCGTCTCCCTGTCGCTGAAGGCGACACAGGAGGATCCGTGGCGTGTCTTCGCCCGCACCCACGCTGTGGGCCAGATCGTCCCGGGCAAGGTCACCAAGCTGGTTCCGTTCGGTGCGTTTGTCCGCGTCGAAGAGGGCATCGAGGGCCTCGTCCACATCTCCGAGCTGGCTCAGCGCCACGTCGAGGTTCCGGACCAGGTTGTCAACGTCAACGAAGAGGTCATGGTCAAGGTCATCGACATCGACCTGGACCGTCGTCGTATCTCCCTGTCGCTCAAGCAGGCTGACGAGGACTTCGTCGAAGAGTTCGATCCGTCCCGCTACGGCATGGCCGACTCCTACGACGAGCAGGGCAACTACATCTTCCCGGAGGGCTTCGACCCGGAGACCAACGAGTGGATGGAAGGCTACGACGAGGCTCGCCAGCAGTGGGAGGCTCGTTACGCCGAGGCAGAGCGTCGCCACCAGGCACACGCTGCCCAGATCGAGCGTCACCGCGCCGCTGCAGCCGAGGCTGCAGAGCAGGCTGGCGATCAGGCCAATTACTCCTCTGAGTCTGCAGCTGCAGCTCCGGCAGCTGACCAGGCTGAGGAGAACATCGGCTCGCTGGCTTCCGACGAGCAGCTCGCTGCTCTGCGCGACAAGCTTGCTGGCAACTAA
- the coaE gene encoding dephospho-CoA kinase (Dephospho-CoA kinase (CoaE) performs the final step in coenzyme A biosynthesis.): protein MKKVGLTGGIGSGKSTVARMLADEGFPVVDADQIAREIMEPGSPVLAQVAEVFGEDLIDDTGALNRAELAKRAFSSTEQTEKLNALTHPAIRAESNRRFDEAEKAGARAVIYDMPLLVDLGLHHDMDMTVVVDVDVDERVRRLVDKRGLTEADARARIAQQVDDDTRRAAADIVVDNNGPLEALAAQVEKVVRMIDA, encoded by the coding sequence ATGAAGAAAGTTGGACTCACGGGCGGAATCGGCAGCGGCAAATCCACAGTCGCACGAATGCTGGCAGACGAAGGCTTCCCAGTAGTGGACGCCGACCAGATCGCACGAGAGATCATGGAACCAGGCTCACCGGTGCTCGCACAGGTCGCGGAGGTTTTTGGCGAGGACCTTATCGACGACACCGGCGCCTTAAACCGCGCAGAGCTGGCGAAACGCGCTTTCTCTTCGACGGAGCAAACGGAGAAATTGAACGCTTTAACGCACCCGGCCATCCGCGCTGAATCCAACCGGCGATTCGATGAGGCAGAGAAGGCAGGCGCTCGCGCGGTGATTTACGACATGCCGTTGCTTGTGGATCTCGGCCTACACCACGACATGGACATGACGGTCGTCGTCGATGTTGATGTGGACGAGCGGGTACGCAGGCTCGTCGACAAGCGGGGGCTCACTGAAGCGGACGCGCGGGCGCGCATCGCGCAGCAGGTTGACGACGACACCCGACGGGCGGCAGCCGACATCGTTGTGGATAACAACGGGCCGCTCGAGGCACTTGCAGCACAGGTAGAAAAGGTCGTACGGATGATTGACGCGTGA
- a CDS encoding DUF4259 domain-containing protein, which produces MGTWDTGPFDNDPAIEAVDAVVNGTFDIAQFRFDCGLGSLGTDEAASVIALAAMLNGHLPERHSGAGVDSPFTFDDRQWIRRRARSILRPGGSELYSMWEDAGELDQWLAEVRKYAV; this is translated from the coding sequence ATGGGAACTTGGGATACAGGGCCGTTTGATAACGACCCCGCAATCGAAGCGGTTGACGCAGTGGTCAACGGCACATTCGACATTGCCCAATTCCGTTTCGATTGTGGGCTTGGGTCGCTGGGAACTGATGAGGCTGCATCCGTCATCGCGCTTGCTGCCATGCTTAACGGACATCTCCCCGAGCGACATAGTGGTGCCGGCGTCGATTCGCCGTTCACATTCGACGATCGGCAGTGGATCAGACGGCGCGCCCGTTCGATTCTTCGACCAGGTGGCTCGGAGCTCTACTCCATGTGGGAGGACGCAGGCGAACTTGACCAGTGGCTTGCCGAAGTGCGAAAGTACGCCGTCTGA
- a CDS encoding choline/carnitine O-acyltransferase has product MPITPHPLTRDLKALPVPDLSSTLEAYIHALEAVLDETELAEAKAIVADFAQSQAPRLDEALRQRAATREAEGTNWLSDEWYSSYLATRGPLTLTTNVGFQLALPSEETGLDRVVDGIRRALVVHFQAAGDDLPDYVDARGNRITQDQWFVFGGGLRHPSAGVDEIIVATAGTANREIGVFVDGHLYAVPVTDEAGEPIAAPNLRNALETVLDAPRKQSVDLNAASLLGSETLAEVLPDMLAQGDNGDVYKRLQEFLFTVDLIDYGVTTHASDEERINELTFLPRGAWTYKPLSYQFSLTDPWSAVHVEHSCQDGGTLVTAITRMQEAEIGVGADFVAKPQELRWDLDNALTTRIEKSVAEVAGAAEKLRTRIVHVPFDQPADLPLKFSRDASAQLMMTIAQQLTYGRVRAAYEAVDMREFRAGRTECLRAATPEAAAFARALVEGTAEQAGLEAAINAHRAWVKRCKSGNGFDRHIQMMATIDDTHAFFNDTRVTAARRDFLSTTSIGGAAQIVRYCFAPALPEGFGIAYTPLHDDTEYCVSWNAATAEQPEEFLANLTKAGELLWQFCATLSTNAE; this is encoded by the coding sequence GTGCCCATTACTCCGCACCCGTTGACGCGCGATCTGAAAGCTTTGCCAGTTCCGGATCTTTCGTCCACGCTCGAGGCTTACATTCATGCGCTTGAGGCGGTTCTCGACGAGACCGAGCTTGCAGAAGCGAAGGCGATCGTCGCTGACTTCGCGCAGTCGCAAGCCCCGCGTCTCGACGAGGCACTGCGGCAGCGCGCAGCAACCCGTGAGGCCGAAGGCACGAACTGGCTTTCCGACGAGTGGTATTCGAGCTACCTGGCAACCCGTGGGCCACTGACACTGACGACGAACGTGGGTTTTCAGCTGGCGCTGCCATCTGAGGAGACTGGCTTGGACCGTGTGGTTGACGGCATCCGGCGAGCGCTGGTTGTTCACTTCCAAGCTGCGGGAGATGACTTGCCGGACTACGTGGACGCGCGCGGCAACCGCATTACCCAAGACCAGTGGTTTGTCTTTGGCGGAGGGCTGCGCCACCCGAGTGCCGGTGTGGATGAGATCATCGTCGCCACCGCAGGCACTGCCAACCGCGAGATCGGCGTGTTTGTCGATGGGCACCTTTACGCAGTACCCGTGACCGACGAGGCTGGCGAGCCGATTGCAGCTCCGAACCTGCGAAACGCGCTTGAGACGGTTCTGGACGCCCCGCGCAAGCAGAGCGTGGACTTAAACGCGGCATCGCTGCTCGGCTCCGAAACGCTTGCAGAAGTACTGCCGGACATGTTGGCACAGGGCGACAACGGCGATGTGTACAAACGTCTGCAGGAGTTCCTCTTCACCGTCGACCTGATCGACTACGGAGTAACCACACACGCTTCCGACGAGGAGCGGATCAACGAACTGACCTTCCTCCCCCGTGGTGCATGGACGTACAAGCCGCTGAGCTACCAGTTCAGCCTGACAGATCCCTGGAGTGCAGTGCACGTTGAGCACTCGTGCCAGGACGGCGGAACCCTCGTTACCGCGATCACGCGCATGCAAGAAGCGGAGATCGGTGTCGGCGCAGATTTCGTCGCAAAGCCGCAGGAACTGCGCTGGGATCTCGATAACGCGCTCACCACGCGCATCGAGAAGAGCGTTGCCGAGGTTGCGGGCGCGGCGGAGAAATTGCGTACCCGCATCGTGCACGTGCCGTTTGACCAGCCTGCGGACCTGCCGTTGAAGTTCAGCCGCGATGCTTCAGCGCAGTTAATGATGACTATCGCGCAGCAACTGACCTACGGCCGAGTACGCGCGGCATATGAGGCCGTTGACATGCGTGAGTTCCGTGCCGGACGCACGGAGTGCTTGCGCGCCGCCACACCCGAGGCTGCTGCTTTTGCGCGAGCGCTTGTGGAGGGTACGGCTGAACAGGCTGGCCTCGAGGCCGCTATTAACGCGCATCGGGCATGGGTGAAGCGGTGCAAGTCTGGCAACGGCTTCGACCGACATATCCAGATGATGGCGACTATCGACGACACTCACGCATTCTTCAACGACACGCGTGTAACCGCTGCTCGTCGCGATTTCTTATCCACGACCTCGATCGGCGGCGCTGCTCAGATCGTTCGCTACTGCTTCGCACCGGCGTTGCCAGAAGGGTTCGGCATCGCGTATACCCCGCTGCACGACGATACGGAGTATTGCGTCTCCTGGAACGCAGCGACTGCCGAACAGCCGGAAGAGTTCCTGGCCAACCTGACAAAGGCCGGCGAGTTGCTCTGGCAGTTCTGCGCTACGTTGAGCACAAACGCTGAGTAG
- a CDS encoding ABC transporter ATP-binding protein: MTTAISANQDGNTKSSDDFVLSVSDLRLGTLEGAEILHGVDYTLKRGEIVCLVGESGSGKTTAGLAAMGHLRPGLMLFDGTVTLHSANGTDYDVLNLSEADLRELRGSRIAYVPQDPALSLNPTMRIGEQIREVLDVHSFDGDAGARVREVMRDVDLPDTDEYLARWPHQLSGGQQQRVGIAMAFAMYPDVLILDEPTTGLDVSTQAHVLDTVREMTHKNDIASLYITHDLAVVAELADRVVVMLRGDIVEEGPAQAVLYNPQHPYTQKLLAAIPDLPGRKNITGHGIASAVQVEERDSAAPLLQVNNLEMAYGDNKVLHGIDLTLEEGESILLLGESGSGKTTLARSIAGLNPGYTGEVRLRGELLEHGSRERTVDQRQYVQYIFQSPFSSLNPRRTIGESLSVPLVMSGKLSRKEHRRVVEDVLEAVQLDRSFYDRRPGDLSGGERQRAAIGRALVNAPDVLVCDEITSALDVSVQASILELLADLRAERGLSMLFVTHNIALARHTATRIAVLNKGVIVDEGPVDDVLERPTHEYTKSLLANIPEL; encoded by the coding sequence ATGACTACCGCGATATCCGCGAACCAAGACGGCAACACCAAGTCGTCAGATGATTTTGTGCTCAGCGTGAGCGACCTTCGCCTGGGCACGTTGGAAGGCGCTGAGATCCTCCACGGTGTGGACTACACGCTGAAACGGGGCGAGATTGTCTGTCTAGTCGGCGAGTCCGGCTCGGGCAAAACTACTGCCGGTTTGGCTGCTATGGGTCATCTTCGCCCGGGACTGATGCTTTTCGACGGCACCGTGACCCTCCATTCCGCAAACGGAACCGACTATGACGTCCTCAACCTCAGCGAAGCTGATCTGCGGGAACTTCGCGGCAGCCGCATCGCGTATGTGCCGCAGGATCCGGCACTGAGTTTGAACCCGACGATGCGTATCGGTGAACAGATCCGTGAAGTGCTCGACGTGCACTCCTTCGATGGCGATGCTGGTGCTCGTGTCCGCGAAGTCATGCGCGACGTGGATTTGCCGGACACCGACGAATACTTGGCCCGTTGGCCGCACCAGCTCTCTGGTGGCCAACAGCAGCGCGTCGGTATCGCAATGGCGTTCGCCATGTACCCGGACGTGCTGATTCTCGACGAGCCTACGACCGGCCTCGACGTATCCACCCAAGCCCACGTGCTGGACACCGTGCGCGAGATGACGCACAAGAACGACATCGCTTCGTTGTACATCACGCACGATCTTGCAGTGGTGGCTGAGTTGGCGGACCGTGTCGTGGTTATGCTGCGCGGTGACATCGTCGAAGAAGGCCCTGCGCAGGCGGTGCTGTACAACCCACAGCACCCGTATACTCAAAAGCTTCTCGCCGCGATTCCAGATTTGCCGGGTCGAAAGAACATCACCGGCCACGGCATCGCCTCTGCCGTCCAGGTTGAGGAGCGCGATAGCGCTGCCCCGCTGCTGCAGGTGAACAATCTGGAGATGGCCTACGGCGACAACAAGGTCCTCCACGGCATTGATCTCACGCTCGAGGAGGGTGAGTCGATTCTTCTGCTCGGCGAGTCTGGCTCCGGCAAGACAACGTTGGCTCGATCAATCGCAGGTCTCAACCCTGGCTACACCGGAGAGGTGCGCCTGCGGGGCGAACTGCTTGAGCACGGCAGCCGCGAGCGCACCGTGGATCAGCGTCAGTACGTTCAGTACATCTTCCAGTCGCCGTTTTCCTCGTTGAACCCGCGGCGCACGATCGGTGAGTCGCTGAGCGTGCCACTTGTCATGTCGGGCAAGTTGTCGCGGAAGGAGCACCGCAGGGTCGTCGAGGACGTCTTGGAAGCTGTCCAGCTCGACCGGAGTTTCTACGACCGTCGCCCGGGTGATCTGTCCGGTGGTGAGCGCCAACGCGCTGCGATTGGGCGTGCGCTCGTGAATGCTCCTGACGTGTTGGTGTGCGACGAGATCACGTCGGCTCTCGATGTGTCGGTCCAGGCATCGATCCTCGAGCTTCTTGCAGACCTTCGCGCAGAGCGCGGTCTATCGATGCTGTTTGTCACCCACAACATTGCGCTGGCACGTCACACCGCCACGCGTATTGCGGTGCTGAACAAGGGCGTTATCGTGGACGAAGGGCCAGTCGATGATGTTCTTGAGCGGCCAACGCACGAGTACACCAAGTCCTTGTTAGCAAATATCCCGGAACTTTAA
- a CDS encoding ABC transporter permease → MSAPVHPQEPGKTQKPVVDDSELKTSVSKPEPLLSRIWAQSEGKVGLVLTGLVIALAVVGYFFAEQITGRSTTEFIGLPFTDIGVFGTDNLGRSVLSRFVAGGLILLVTAFLATVLGMVVGTIIGMIAGYAGGKVDSVLMRLNDVILAFPQLIFAMLAIVIFGPSATVLVLVIGLTHAPRIARVARAATMSVTNEDYIRAAQMYSVPHWRILIQEIAPNITGPLAVEAGLRLTYSIGSIASLSFLGLGIQPPAADWGLMINENRIALSLQPWGVLLPVAAVAVLTIGTNMLADATARATATTATPPKRGRNQTIDPERVPKHEPIRHNG, encoded by the coding sequence ATGTCTGCACCAGTACACCCCCAAGAACCAGGGAAAACCCAGAAACCCGTGGTCGACGATTCTGAACTGAAAACGTCGGTGTCCAAGCCGGAACCATTGCTGTCCCGAATTTGGGCACAGTCCGAAGGCAAGGTCGGACTCGTCTTGACGGGGCTTGTCATCGCGTTGGCGGTCGTCGGGTATTTCTTCGCCGAGCAGATCACCGGTCGCAGCACAACGGAGTTCATCGGCCTGCCATTTACGGACATCGGAGTGTTTGGCACCGATAACCTTGGCCGTTCGGTGCTGTCTCGCTTCGTTGCCGGTGGCCTCATCCTGTTGGTGACCGCGTTTTTGGCCACGGTCCTCGGCATGGTTGTCGGCACCATCATCGGCATGATTGCGGGATACGCAGGTGGCAAAGTCGATTCGGTGCTGATGCGGCTCAACGACGTGATTTTGGCGTTCCCACAGCTAATTTTTGCCATGTTGGCCATCGTTATTTTTGGCCCCTCAGCAACCGTGCTCGTCCTGGTCATTGGTTTGACGCACGCGCCTCGCATTGCCCGTGTGGCACGTGCTGCGACGATGTCCGTGACAAACGAGGACTACATCCGCGCCGCCCAGATGTATTCGGTGCCGCACTGGAGAATTCTCATCCAGGAGATCGCGCCCAACATCACCGGCCCGCTGGCTGTGGAGGCGGGTCTGCGTCTGACCTACTCCATTGGTTCGATTGCCTCGCTGTCCTTCCTTGGCCTTGGCATCCAGCCGCCGGCTGCGGACTGGGGTTTGATGATCAACGAGAACCGCATCGCACTATCGCTGCAGCCGTGGGGCGTGCTTCTGCCGGTGGCTGCGGTTGCTGTGCTGACTATCGGCACCAACATGTTGGCCGACGCCACAGCGCGCGCCACCGCAACCACTGCTACACCGCCAAAGCGCGGCCGCAACCAGACCATCGACCCGGAACGGGTGCCGAAGCACGAGCCCATCCGCCACAACGGATAG
- a CDS encoding ABC transporter permease: MGKFILRRLGVSVFILFAVSVIIFCATLLLPGSPATAILGQQATPERIAALEAEMNLDQPPVTRYLLWLGGIFTGDLGTSTSTGGPVSELLGEPLVNSLVLMLLAAAISIPVGVLLGVYAAWWRGYKRDSAITWVTLILAALPEFVIGIALVTLFATSVFQILPAVTMSPPGSRVWEFPMQLVLPTLTLAFVVTPYVARMTRATMIEALESGYVEMARLKGVPERRVVFRHALPHAVGPIAQVVAIQLAWLAGGIVVVEYLFRYPGLGVALIDAVNYRDVQVVQAVSLLIAAVYVVVNLLADLVSIAANPKLRSN; this comes from the coding sequence ATGGGCAAGTTCATTCTTCGCAGGCTCGGGGTGAGTGTCTTCATCCTGTTCGCTGTATCCGTCATCATTTTCTGCGCGACGTTGCTTCTGCCTGGCTCGCCGGCTACGGCAATTTTGGGCCAGCAGGCAACGCCGGAACGTATCGCGGCGCTCGAGGCAGAAATGAATCTCGACCAGCCTCCGGTCACCCGCTACTTGCTGTGGCTGGGAGGCATTTTCACCGGTGACTTGGGCACATCGACGTCCACCGGTGGCCCAGTTTCTGAACTGCTTGGCGAGCCACTGGTGAATTCGCTGGTACTCATGCTGCTCGCCGCGGCAATTTCGATCCCTGTCGGCGTGCTCCTGGGTGTGTATGCGGCGTGGTGGCGCGGTTACAAGCGCGATTCGGCGATCACCTGGGTGACGTTGATTCTCGCTGCGCTGCCGGAGTTCGTCATCGGTATCGCACTGGTCACGTTGTTCGCTACCTCGGTGTTCCAAATTTTGCCGGCAGTGACCATGTCACCTCCGGGCAGTCGTGTGTGGGAGTTCCCAATGCAGCTGGTGTTGCCAACCTTGACTCTCGCGTTCGTCGTCACGCCTTATGTGGCGCGTATGACTCGCGCAACGATGATCGAGGCACTGGAATCGGGCTACGTCGAGATGGCGCGACTGAAAGGCGTGCCCGAGCGTCGCGTGGTGTTCCGTCATGCGCTGCCCCACGCGGTCGGGCCCATTGCACAGGTCGTCGCAATCCAGCTCGCGTGGCTGGCTGGCGGCATTGTGGTCGTCGAGTATCTGTTCCGCTACCCCGGCCTCGGCGTCGCGCTCATCGATGCGGTGAACTACCGCGACGTACAAGTTGTTCAGGCTGTCTCACTGCTGATCGCCGCGGTATATGTCGTGGTCAACCTACTGGCGGATCTTGTCAGCATTGCGGCTAACCCGAAGTTGAGGAGTAACTGA
- a CDS encoding ABC transporter substrate-binding protein — translation MTRRQMLRATVLGGATLALASCTTAPVEEINTSGPPRRGGRLRVGLVGGSSTDTVDAHIPTSASDGTRLINMYDSLVRYDSNYDLQYRLATAIEPNDDATVWTITLRDGVQFSDGRPVRPEDVIFSYDRIRDPDNPKSGAASINHIESMEVTGPNELRIYLNAPDATLIDSLAEYQMGIVPEDYDPKNPIGSGPFKLEHFSPGQSTKMVRNENFWGETPYLDSVVIIDFQEEDAMLNALLSSQVDAIGSLNHSLARVIDADPRLDTLISQTGMWLPLTMRVDVAPFDDVRVRRAMRLAADRPQLVDQVYSGEGQVGNDMFSPYDPAYPEDIPQRGQNIEEAKRLLAEAGYPDGIDVTLNAAEIQTGALRSAQVYAEQVRPAGINVTINQVDSSTFFADGNYLEYPFALSFYYTRNFLQQVNQCATADSPFNETHWVDPEFTALANEARTIVDDEKRSEMIHELQQRLYDDGGYIIWGFANQIDAYHKYVVGLQTHPGGMPLGQAMFERVWIAEA, via the coding sequence ATGACTCGAAGACAGATGCTGCGGGCGACCGTGCTGGGTGGAGCGACCCTTGCCTTGGCGTCGTGTACCACCGCCCCCGTCGAGGAGATAAACACCTCTGGTCCACCTCGTCGCGGCGGCAGGCTCCGGGTGGGGCTCGTCGGAGGTTCTTCCACCGACACCGTAGATGCGCACATTCCAACGAGTGCTTCTGACGGCACGCGTTTGATCAACATGTACGACTCGCTCGTACGCTACGACTCCAACTACGACCTGCAGTACCGCCTCGCCACGGCTATTGAGCCAAACGACGACGCGACGGTGTGGACCATCACGCTGCGCGATGGTGTGCAGTTCTCAGACGGTCGACCGGTGCGCCCTGAGGACGTCATATTCTCCTACGACCGTATTCGCGATCCCGACAACCCGAAGTCCGGTGCTGCATCGATCAACCACATCGAATCGATGGAGGTCACCGGACCGAATGAGTTGCGCATCTACCTCAATGCCCCGGACGCGACGCTCATTGACAGTCTTGCCGAGTATCAAATGGGCATCGTGCCGGAGGACTACGATCCCAAGAACCCGATCGGCAGCGGCCCTTTCAAGCTTGAGCACTTCTCCCCCGGCCAGTCGACGAAGATGGTGCGCAACGAGAACTTCTGGGGAGAGACTCCCTACCTAGACAGCGTTGTCATCATCGACTTCCAGGAGGAGGACGCCATGCTCAACGCATTGCTGTCTTCCCAGGTTGACGCAATCGGCAGCCTGAACCACTCGCTTGCACGTGTGATCGATGCAGACCCGCGCTTGGACACCCTCATTTCGCAGACCGGCATGTGGTTGCCGCTGACGATGCGCGTGGACGTTGCACCGTTTGATGATGTCCGCGTGCGCCGCGCCATGCGCCTTGCCGCGGACCGCCCGCAATTGGTGGACCAGGTCTACTCCGGCGAAGGTCAAGTGGGCAACGACATGTTCAGCCCGTACGACCCCGCCTACCCGGAGGACATTCCCCAGCGTGGGCAGAATATCGAGGAGGCCAAGCGTCTTCTCGCGGAGGCGGGCTACCCGGACGGTATCGATGTCACCCTCAACGCCGCTGAAATCCAGACCGGCGCGTTACGTAGCGCCCAGGTATACGCAGAGCAGGTCCGTCCTGCTGGCATCAACGTAACTATTAACCAGGTTGATTCCTCGACATTCTTCGCCGACGGCAACTACCTGGAGTACCCGTTCGCGTTGTCGTTCTACTACACGCGAAACTTCCTCCAGCAGGTCAACCAGTGTGCAACGGCGGATTCACCGTTTAACGAGACCCACTGGGTGGACCCGGAGTTCACTGCGTTGGCCAACGAGGCCCGAACGATTGTCGACGACGAAAAACGCAGCGAAATGATCCACGAGCTGCAGCAGCGTCTCTACGACGACGGCGGCTACATCATCTGGGGCTTTGCCAACCAGATTGACGCGTACCACAAATACGTGGTGGGGCTTCAAACCCACCCCGGCGGTATGCCGCTGGGCCAGGCCATGTTCGAGCGAGTTTGGATTGCGGAGGCATAA